The DNA region AATGGTTGCAAAGTCTCAAAgaatattaataataaaaaaaagaaaggagaagtTTCTGTCTTCTGGGGGATGGAGTCAATCAGGACATGAAGCACTATACTTGAGTAAAATAATGTGTACCATAACATATTTGATGGAAAATCTTTTGTGGGCTCCATGGCTCCCTTATTTCCAATTCttataagaagaaaaaaaaaagattgaataTACTTGTCATAAGGGGAGGTAGGATATTTATCCACCAAGTTCAACATTTATTTACTTATACTAGTGTCATTTGGCCGTGCTAAGTCCGGACCCAAACTGATCTTATAAAATTTAATTTATAGGTATTTTGTCAATTTTTTCTgttattgtttctttatttttctaATATTAATTTGATACTTTCAATAGACTTCTATCCGAAAGTTAAGGGAGAacattttttttagttatatattagattttaaaaataataatcaaaCATTGGCTTTTCTAATTGCTATTTTACTTAAATATTTTTAGACTGAAATCTCCGATGATAAATCCGGCTTTTcctatgttaattttttttttaaattaaacttacttattttttatcaaaaaatattacaatattcaattaatgtcaaaaatatttactgcaaaaaaaaatattgttgtttGATGAATCAATAAAGTTAAGTTATAAATAATTAAGACCCTTGATATTACAGGATATATTTTTTAGATGTTTTCTCAAATTAAACAcacaaaaaaatattaaaaagtccataaaattaaattgttcttactttaagctttcattttccttccaaaagatgcatgttaaaaaataacatctttttcttaatttaataaatCATTTTATGAAATTCACATTGTAATAACTTTTTCATTTTAAATTTAACTATTTTGTCTTTGATTATACggtattttgcaaaatatttttatatttaaaaggTAAAAAATATACTCCACTTTTTGCAATTGTTTAGTATTATTACTGTTTGGTTTCTTTAATTACAATGTTTTTCTAACTATAATATTTTATAATTCCgcttttaatatagtaatttattagttatgttttatgTTGAAAGCGTGCGCACGTAAAATTTGCATAATTAGCTAATGCACTTCGGACTATAATTTACAATTTCGATTCttttttaagtatatttaacaATGATAATCTATTTGCATTTATTCTTTTGATTTTAAAcctaatcttaccttaagtaaaATCTTTGTTAATTACTTATTTTTGCCAGCATGTACGACACAAAATTACAGgagaaaataaaaaactttatctATAATCGGACGAAGAAATTTTTAAATAGCAAATGATAATTGGTAATTAAAATCAACAAATAATAAATTATAAAACAATAATTAAGCCTATATTATAGAATTTGATTGACATGATAGTTATATTCTTTAAGTGCCTATAATAAATTCTTAAgtaaatatataattttaaacaaaTTTAATATATTACTCATAAAAGACTAACATATGTATAAGCATGTTTTATGGGACCACTAATCTCTTCCATGACATCATCATTTCTAGTGGCATAAAAAAAGcccttaaaattctcaaaatttaccaaaatttGTAAGAGTTCACAAAGTAATAAAAACtttaattaggggtaaaaagagacaaaaaatccgtgtgaggactacaaaaaatcgatattctcccttatatatagtagtaatatacaTTAAAGAAAAATCTTGTATATAAAATGTAAAAATTCTTATTATCAATATTATATTGTGGGGTTGATTTCTCCGATGGTCACTCCATAAATAGTTATTATCTCAGGAAATCACTTTTTtattaatttcaattttttttcaatgAAGAAAATGACTTTATGAGATAATGTAACAATTAGTTGAGTGACCGTATGAGAAATCAACTTCAATATTATTCCATTTAAACTTATCCCACTCCAATATTacaaattaaaaatcaaaatcaaaagaaGCACCAAAAGTTTTCTATATTTAGACATATAAATATTTGACAAAACTAGAATACTCCCAAAATACATTAGAGATTACATACCGTAAATTGTTATTTTCTTGTCTTGGTGGGCTGAAAAGCATGGAGTCCAAACAAGGAGGCCATGCATATTGCATAGTATATCCATGATTTGGAAGTGGAGTAAATTAGAGTTATATTCATGAATAATCACTTTTTCGTCTTCATAATTGAAAATAATTATTGTTATAAAATTTgacaatttatatataaaaaattccAGGATATTATTATAATAGTCCATCTTTGAGAtttgaaattatatgaaaataattatattttaattgcATGGGCGAAAAGTGACACGTGAAAGCTATTTATACACTACATTGGGTGCCAAAAAAAGTAGCCGCTGAGATGATTCATTAGTCCACTTGGCACATATGTCAATATCAGCTATGTAGAGTATCGTTCTATGTTGATGCCATAATATTCTTTTACTTATTTTAAAGCCAAATTCTTCGACAAACACATATTGTCgtcacttctttcacttgagcacctaaagtgatctttgttccatttagacatCTCAGGTGGGTCATTtctattccacttagacacttttcTACCGTTATCAAagcaaaaccaacaccagtcgtctcctacgtgaattaagtggccaattaaattatgccagctcatttaaattatgtcaactcaattaaattgtgctaactcattttaattgtaaattcactaatttgtaaATTCGTGGAGTTTTGACTATTAAAAATTGAGGCTTTTGGGTTGGTTGGATGTGCAATAAGATGCCGCCCCCTTTGatgttggttttgctccgataatggtgcaaaaagtgtctaagtggaataggaatgacccacctgaagtgtctaaatagaacaagggtcactttaggtactcaagtgaaagaagtggacgaccacatGTGTCTGCCGATGGGTTTGACCTTATTTTAAAGAAGCACACGTTCACTCTAAGGACCACTACCTCAACCTACCACAAGTCCACAATTCAGATTCAGATGGGAAGTTacaatgtttttttctttttttttggaatagttccaagtaacaacaacaacattataaTCTTAGGAGTGAGGTTTGGGAAGAATGGTGTGCGCGCAGCCACCCATACCTTGTGAAGATTGAGtagttgtttctgatagaccctcgactTAAGTAAAACATAACAAAgaaaattaagaaaaagaaataaGCAGTGAAGAAGCCACGTAAAAAATAATAGAGAAAAAAATCGCAGCAACAATAAACAATGTGATAACCAAAGAAAAGGAAACACCATGTAATAGGACTACTAATATTTAAGAATATAATAAGAGAGTAATGATGATAATACATTAATACTGATAAATGAAACTAGACTACATTCAAATAATAATACTGATAAAGAATAAAATAGCCGaagagtaataataataataatattttctccgttcattttagaaaatcaagagataatttatcatATTATACAtactttacccttattattaactataatcattttcTAATGCACTTTCCAAAACAATGAATTTATTATATTCAAAAGATGACATAATAAATTcgttattttatttattactcTTTAAGAGGTGTGTCAAATTAATATATGATAAGTAAAAATAGACAGGGAGTAATATTTCTACGATAAACGTTTTTAATATTGAGGTATAGTAAGTTCACTTAAAAATTTTGGACCTTGACTTAATTTTAAGTCCACAATACTTATTAGTTACgccttccgtttcaatttatgtaaacctCTTTCCTTATTAGTCACTATAAAAAAGAATAAtctttttatatatttaaaaataatttatttttatataataatttataatcacacaaaATATGTAACTCATTTAATATCATAAATTTAATTTCGTCTTTAAATTTCATATCTAATCAAATAAACGGAGGGAGATTTCTTCTAGAACAAAATACTTATCGAAAGGGCATTTCATGGGTAACAGTCAAGTTTGGTCGTTAGCATAGAGTAGCAGCCCACGGTTTAACAAGACTCTTTTTCTTTTACATTTTTCTTTTGTCCTCTCTTGTACTATACGTTAGCACTTTTCCTACTGTGATACCCTATATAACAAAAGCAActgataatattttttttagtacCACAGCCATAGTTGAATCTcacaaatcacaaaaaaaaaaaaaaaaaagtagcacCAAAATCTTGAAGTTGAAAAAGGGTGTTGCTCTACTGTGTTACTACTATCTTGATCTGTAGTTTCTGTGTTGACtggtgagatttttttttttttttttggctttgttATGATTCAAGAACTTGTGTAAATCCCTTGTTTGTTgtaaagttttcattttttttttgttgatttggTCATTGGGGTTTTGATTTAGTGTTGTTGGAGTTGATCTGTAGGTTTTTTGGTGACTGGTGAGGACTTTTTTTTGGCTCTGTTATGATTTTATTACTTGTATAAAACCTTGTTTTGTTgtaaagtttcattttttttgttgattttgtgaTTTGGGTATTTGATTTAGTGTTCTTTAAGTTGatctgtagtttttttttttttttttttttttgctctgttATGCTTCTAACACTTGTGCAAATCTTGGTTTGTTGTAAAGTTTTCATCTTTTTGTGATTTTTGTTGATTTTGGTCATTTGGGTATTTgattttgtgttgttgtagtTAATCTTGGTTTGTTGTAAAGTTCTTTTTTTGggtaattttttcttgattttggtCATTTGGGTATTTGATTTAGTGTTCTTTTAGTTGATCTGGAAGTCACAGATGTGGAAATGACAAACAGTTCTTTGCTTTTGATTTGACCATCTAAGCATCTGTTATGATATTTTTTCGATCCCCTTTTCTTGTTTCCTTTTGTTTGAAAGTTCAAGATTTCTATTCTATTTTGTTCTAAGAGGAAGTATTGTGCTTTAGTCTTTTGGTTGAAGGGAGAAATGTAAAATCTTGATGAAGATTGAATGGCCGGGAAATCCACCTATTTGTTGTTTTATATTTCACCTATATGCTATGTAGCTCGGAATCTTAAAAATTGTTGCTGGGTGTGTGTCTGATTCTCCAAAAGTAGTCCTCTTTTTTGGAGGCTCCGATACGAGTGCGACAACTTCTTTGGgaagtccgagcaacatagagcTGATATAGGTGTTTCTATCTGTCTGATTTTTCTCAGGAGCTGTTTGTTGATTGTGTCAAAccctaagggtgtgtttggtatggaggaaaacattttcgagAACGTTTATTTCAATTTTCTCATCTTTGGTTggtgaaaatattttgaaaaacattttctctaggaaaacacgttccttgaaaatgaggaaaatgacaaTTAGGGGCAGCAAGTTTCACTCCACACTAATTGTCTCCTCCCCACCCCCTATAGGCCCCATAGCCCCATCCTACCACCCCTACACCTTACCTCCAAGCTCCTCTAGTGTTTACCTAGATTATATACTAGTGCTTTTGGGACAATATTTTCTGCTAACTTACCCCacacatcaaaaaaaaaaaaaaaaaaggtaagaaaaCCACTTGTTTTCCTAAATGACTTCATACCAAATACACCCTAAATGTTTGTTTGTACTGTTAAAGGATACATGGAAGTTCATCTTTGTCTTAAAATCAGTACCCTGCCTCTAAATGTATAAGTAATGAGTGTGGTTCTAATTGCTAGAGTTTTCTATAATTGTCCTTCTTTTTGCTGTACATACTAGTACTTTCTTGGTACAAATCCGTGAAATTTTTACTTGTCGAAACTCGTTTCAGAATGAGTTAGTTATATGTGCTACTGAAAAAGAGTAAGTTTTGTCCCTTTGAACAGATATATAGAAGAAATGGCGAACATAGACATAGCTGGAATCATGAAGGATCTGCCAAATGATGGGCGTATCCCAAAGACCAAAATTGTTTGCACTTTAGGGCCATCTTCTCGAACAGTGCCGATGCTGGAGAAGCTTCTTCGTGCTGGCATGAACGTTGCCAGGTTTAACTTTTCCCATGGGACCCACGAGTACCATCAGGAGACCTTGAACAATCTTAAGATTGCTATGCAGAATACTCAGATTCTGTGTGCTGTGATGCTCGATACCAAGGTTTGATTTTAAATTGTATTTTAGCTTTTCTGTGACTCCCTCCTTAAATTATTTGCCGTGTTTCTCTTTTGCACGCTCCTTAAGAAAACATTAATTAAGAGGGttttttgactattttacccttatttatgtctttaGATATAATCTCTCTTCATTGAATATTTCCTCTATTTATGTGCCATCACCTCATAATTGAGGTGTTTGTAGTCTTCAAGAACAACtactactaagggtaaaatgagaaaaaaaaattaattttgtcttgaacttctaaatttacaaataatttgagactaATTTTGGAAATCATggcaaataatttgagacggaaggagtatttTTCTTCTATTTAAACTTAGTTTTTGTGCAACTGGTTtgtcattttttcctttttctgtttTGTTTGTTGTACTTCTATAAGAAGATGTTTACGTGCTAGTATCTTGAAATTCCTAGCAATGTAGGGTTGTTTTAAGGCGACGTTACACCACTGACCTTTTAAGTTCACTATTAAGATGTACCTTCTTGGTTTCATAAACCGAGTAATACAATGTTCTTTAGAattagtttcaaaaaaaaaaatgttctttAGAATTCGTCCAAGATGGAAGTCAAATGTTGGGAAATCTGAATTATCTTTGCTCAAGTTAGCATTTTTTTTCTACAGTACAATGTTTTTTAGTTTGATAAGTCTTCTGTCTAGGGAAATGGTACAAAAGGAAGTACTTTTGAGGTGACCGTAATTTCAGCGTGGTATTTGCTTGAGGATATACCTAAACCAGGTGTAGTCAGCTAAATTAGGGTATAATAAGAGTAAAATGAAGCTGATTCACACAAAAATACATGTTTTGCTTACAGTTTCATTGGCAAGGATGCTACTTTTCACTGCTTGTTTCTGAGCCTCTCCACCATCCCTTTTTTGTGTGAATTAAGTTTCTCAAACTGGTAGAGTAGCATTTTATGTTAACATACGTTTCTAGCCGATTCAGGCAAGGGGTATTGATGCAGAGGAGATAGAGCTTCCATGGACATGAATCAATTTCTCGTGGTGGTTATTATGTGTTCCTGACATGTGACTGACATGGAGGATGAACTTTTTACTGCATTGACTTTCAGTCTCAACTCTTTTACTGTCTTTTTATTCACGACTTTGAAGTATAAAGGACCACATTTCTTACGTAGTCTGGAACGGCGTTATGTTGTGGTTTTATGTGGTCCTAAGCAATGCCCTTCTTTAGTGGCGGAGAAGTGCAATATCTTGTCTCTAGGTTCTTGATGGTTAATGCATTTGGTCATAGAATGGTGCTATCATGACAAGTCAAGAGTACCGGTTTAAGACCTTTCTTTTATTCTGCACGTGCGACAATTCTATAGCATGAATTTTCTTAAGAGATGTTGGACTAACGTACATATTTATGCAGGGGCCTGAGATTAGAACTGGTTTCTTAAAGGATGGGAAACCGATTCAGCTTAAGGAAGGTCAAGAAATCATTGTATCCACAGACTATACCATAAAAGGAAATGAAGAAATGATCTCAATGAGTTATAAGAAGTTGGTAGTGGACTTGAAGCCTGGCAATACCATCTTGTGTGCAGATGGTACAATAACCCTTACGGTTTTGTCAACTGATCCACCGGCTGGAACGGTGAGATGTCGCTGCGAGAATACTGCCACCTTAGGAGAGAGGAAGAATGTAAACCTTCCAGGTGTCGTTGTGGACCTTCCAACACTTACAGAGAAAGATAAAGAAGATATACTAGAGTGGGGTGTTCCTAACAACATCGATATGATTGCTCTTTCATTTGTCCGTAAGGGTTCAGACCTTGTCAATGTTCGCAAAGTTCTCGGCCCACACGCCAAGCGCATTCAACTAATGTCAAAGGTATGCAGAGTCATTTATAGCcagtttggccaagcttctaaaatcaacttacttgtaaagtgcttttcaaaaaagttcTTTTAGTGAGAAACaatttgtgtttgactaatcaatttgaaaaatacttttgagcagcaattagtgtttggccaagcttttgaaaAATGTTTTTGAGTGTATTTTTCAACTTCTCAAAAACAACTTCTGCTTCTACTCAAATTCTCTTTTTCTTCtactaaaagcttggccaaataccTCAACTTTGAAAGAAAAAACACCTGTTTCGAAAAGGAAAAAAAGCACTGTTGGCCTTGgagaagcttggtcaaacaggctattagtttgTATGTTTTGTATGGTTGGATTTTTTAAGCATATGCATTGTTAGGAGAGAAGAACATAATACATGGCAATGGATTGGGTTTTCTAAATTTACATTTAAACTTCTTCCCAAACATGTCTTTTCATTTATCCTTCCCTTTCTCTAGTTTTGGTTTTCTTTTGGAGAAATTGACATAAATAGCTGCCCACCCAAAATAATAGCCAGGAAATGTGTAGTTTTGTTGTATATTAATGTATGATGAACATTTTTTTAaacatattaattttttttttccttgccATGATTTCTTCACTGCCATTATTTCTTTTTCCGATATGCTTTtccttgagctgagggtcttttcGGAAACAACATCTCTACCTCTCaaagtaggggtaaggtttgcgtacatgtaccctccctagaccccacttgtgggattacattggatatgttgttgtaaTAGTGAACATTTTTTGATATTTGCCTGACCGGCCAAATGTGTAAAATGCCCTTTCTTTTGGGGGGAATGTGGGAGAGATTTCGGGATGGTGGATGATTCAATGAGGGAGTCAAATGTCTATTTTACAAATATTTTGGCTGCTAACTAGTTTTATGGCATCCACTGATGTTTTGATAAACTAAAATTGTCTTGAAGGTTGAGAATCAAGAAGGGGTTGTCAACTTTGACGAAATTCTTCGTGAGACTGATTCTTTTATGGTTGCTCGAGGTGATCTTGGAATGGAAATTCCAGTTGAGAAGATTTTCTTGGCCCAGAAAATGATGATATACAAGTGTAATCTTGCTGGGAAGGCTGTGGTAACTGCCACTCAAATGCTTGAATCAATGATCAAGTCTCCACGACCCACCCGTGCTGAGGCTACTGACGTGGCTAATGCTGTCTTGGATGGCACTGATTGCGTTATGTTAAGTGGGGAAAGCGCGGCTGGAGCCTACCCTGAGCTGGCGGTAAAAATCATGTCACGGATCTGCGTCGAGGCGGAGTCTTCACTTGACTATGCAGCTATCTTCAAGGAAATGATCAGGTAGGGGTGTCAATGTGGGGTGGGTTGGGCTGAATTTGGGTGGGTCAAAATGGGCTGATTTAATAAATAGCcggcccaaaagttacttgggctgaaatctAAGTTAATCGGACTCTTCGAAAGTGTTGCCGCACCCGTGTTGGaccctccaaaaatacactacttttgaaggaCCCAACACGCACCCGACGACGCAACCCGCTCAATGCTTACCAAGtgttaatttctttgtttgttctttttaTAAGTTTTTAGTACCTGATAAAACTGTTTTATTCTTTATTGTGGCTATATgtaacatatcaaatagaaaaaTGTCAGGTCTTAAAAATATTTTAACAAGATAAATGGGTTAATTTGGGCTACATATTAGCCCAACCTTTTGATGGGCCGAGCTATTAACTTgggcaggttatgtcttcatggCCTAATTTTGCCACCTCTATGAACAGGTGTACCCCACTGCCAATGAGCCCATTGGAGAGTCTTGCATCATCAGCCGTCCGTACGGCCAACAAGGCTCATGCAAAACTCATTGTCGTCCTGACACGTGGCGGGAGTACTGCAAAGCTGGTTGCCAAGTATAGGCCTGCTGTTCCTATTCTGTCAGTGGTTGTACCTGTTTTGACTACAGATTCTTTCGATTGGTCCGTTAGTGACGAGACACCAGCTAGGCACAGTTTGGTGTATCGGGGCTTGATTCCAATTCTTGCTGAAGGGTCTGCGAAGGCAACTGATTCAGAATCAACTGAGGTGATCCTTGAAGCTTCCCTGAAATCAGCAGTCACGAAAGGGCTATGCCAACCTGGTGATGCTGTCGTGGCACTTCATCGTATTGGTTCTGCATCCGTTATCAAGATTTGCATCGTGAAGTAATCGTCGTGTCACAAAACTTCGATTCTTGAGCCCCAACTGGAGCTCGTACTGATTTCCTTTCTGCTTTCTGGTCTTGATAATAATGCATTAATATGCTGATTTTGTCAGTGTCCTAGGATTACTTTGTTTCATGTTAATTCCATATCTCCTTCAAACTGGATTTCAAATAAATATGTTTTCGTGCAACAATAcctttagggctcgtttggtatgatggatagaGAAATATAGTTCTGGGATAAAAATTAGTATTgccttatcccacgtttggttggaaaaaaaaaattcaggatAACTagtcccgggattagttatctcgGGATTAGAGTGTAATTTATCCTAGGATTAGTTATTCCGGGATAAgctgtttccaaccaaacgagaCCTTATTGTATGAGGAGAGAAGGATAAAGATAGTTACTTTTGACTTTCTTGAGGATTTTTAAAATGTAGTACACTGGAAAGAGTTCCATTGACAACTGATTCACAATTGTTCCAATGGTTCTGCTTCATTTTGGATATCAGTGAAAATTGCTACAGTATTATCTGTTCCTATATTTATAACTCTATTTATTGGTTTATCTAGTTACAAATGTTGACTCATAAAATTCAATATCTATGAAGCCTGCATTTGTACGACATAATGAAAAAATTTCTGTCAATATCGCTGGAGGAAAAATGTTACTCTCTTGATTTATGttacagcttgtttggatggttgttacttGTTAGTATTATATCATTTTGTTACTTTGAACACAATGTTTATTTTGATTGCTACTGAAATTTTATTGCATTGGTAAATCCGTTGCTATGTAATGATAAAAAATGTCATTTTATGTAACGACTGATTTGGTGTAAGTGTAATCGCTACTTTAATTTGTCCTTATTTATTATTCGAAATAGGGTCAAAAATACCTCCAAGAAATGACTCACAAATATCGTCAGTTAAACTTTGGTCTCTGAATGCccttagcctttttttttgttttgggctTAAGTGTACCCTATAagtataattattaaaaaaagtaTAATTAATGGACCAGACTGACATAAATTTTGGACTTTAATATAGCCACGTGGTAAGCTTATATCCTATCACATGACTATTTTAATCAAGGGTAATATCAGTTAGGTGAAACGTTTAAGGAAAAACAAAGGATAGTTTAGATAAATATTCTTATGATTAATGTCAGTAAATATATTTCTTATGTCAAAACTTTAAAACGTAGACTATATATGAATTGAACAGAAAGCAAACTAATGAAACAAATCAAAATCAACTAGTTCAACACAGATCTCTATATATGTGTAATGCCATGTGATTTTGCAATAATCCAAAATTGTGGAGATCCATAAATATTTGTTGTCATTTTATGTTTTGGACTTGTGGGCACCAAAGACCATGAAGAATCAAGAATATGCCAAAGATCTTTATTTTCTTGGCACACCTAACCAAAGCTTTTTTGTTGTTTGGTTTTGTCCTGTTGGTCAGGCTACATTTTCATTGGTCAGAATTGCATTTCTTGGAAGGCCTAACTATTATTTATTTATCAATTTCAATGTAAAGAAATGCAAGGCCTAACTATTATTTATTTATCAATTTCAATGTAAAAAGTTGCTTTTCACCGAAGAATGTGGTGTAgtagtcaatgaagtgggttgagaaataaaaaaaaagtaagattGAATTCTAGCAAAAGCAAATAAATAGATAATATCTTCGCATTTGTCCAAGGCTTGATGAACAAAATTACTCAATAAACATGCACCGGCGGGAAATAATACTCCATCTATCTCAAATTATTAGTCGTAGTTAGATAACTAGTCATCTCAAATTATTGTCGTTTTAAAAGTTCAaggcacaatttttttttttcattttacccttaacacaattttgtcattaatgaagatcacacataaataaagtaaacatttaatggaAAGATATTATaatttagacataaataaggataACGTTAGTCAAATACCGATctgaattaatattttttaagagttgtgtaaagaaaaaaatgataaataatttgaaaCTGAGGGACTAGACACACTACAGAATTAATTTAACCTGAATATCATTCTATTTTCATATTTTGTTGAGTACGTATTTCCTTAAAATGTTTAAGTTTCTCTTAAAGTCATATTTTCTTCTTACGAAACTTGtgcttttcttttctcttttcccCAAAAAGACGAGGGAAGGGCATAATtacatttttttaaatttattagaTAAGTGAAGTTGGCAAAGGGAAATTGGGTTGTCAAAAGTTAAGAGTTGGACCAAATTTTCAATTTGCAAAAATCCCCGAATAGAATGGTCTAGAAAATATTTTATATTAAGACTTTCCTTTTACCTCTTTTTTCTGAAGATGATTTCACTAGCATCTCTTAAAGTTTTTGATAATATTCTATAACATCCGATTAAGATGATTTTTTACATGTAGTAGTCTAGCAGGTAATTTGTTATATTTTAAGAAGTTTACATGTAGTAGTCTAGCAGGTAACTTGTTATATTTTAAGATTACTTCCCGAATTTTAAGGCTTACCCTATGAATATCATTTCGAAAATTTAATTCTACATTTTAAAAATagcttatatagatatatatatgagGTGAGCTGATAATACAACAATAATTTGCTTTGCCAATATATATAATGTAAACTTAGTATAATAACTAATTAGTTAATAACAACCTTAATCTTATCGATCATTATATATCCTCCGATGAGTATAGTTAACCAAACACTCAACAGCTATATTGTTGGAGAAATATTTTTCGTACTGCCAATGCATACAATTTAAATCCCAATCTAATTAAGACACAGTAATTTTCGGGATTAATGAAGGATTGTTCCACAAAGTAGAATTTAAGTCCCTAATAATAACATTAATCTTGTCAATCATTATCTCCTTCAAATGGATAACACTAGTCATCACTCAAACATCttgtatataacatgtatatatgtacactaaCATAATACATAGTAGTAAAAGTAGAAAATAATTTGTTTTTGTGGAAATAGTAAAGTGATGGACATAAAATTAAGGACAAAGTTACTACTTTCATTATGGCTATTGATCTCCACCGTGTGCGGTGGTTATGGCTACCGGCCGATGGCGGGATTACGGTGGCAGCAGGAAGAGCAAATGATCATTAGTTCACTTGAC from Lycium barbarum isolate Lr01 chromosome 10, ASM1917538v2, whole genome shotgun sequence includes:
- the LOC132614070 gene encoding pyruvate kinase, cytosolic isozyme, which produces MANIDIAGIMKDLPNDGRIPKTKIVCTLGPSSRTVPMLEKLLRAGMNVARFNFSHGTHEYHQETLNNLKIAMQNTQILCAVMLDTKGPEIRTGFLKDGKPIQLKEGQEIIVSTDYTIKGNEEMISMSYKKLVVDLKPGNTILCADGTITLTVLSTDPPAGTVRCRCENTATLGERKNVNLPGVVVDLPTLTEKDKEDILEWGVPNNIDMIALSFVRKGSDLVNVRKVLGPHAKRIQLMSKVENQEGVVNFDEILRETDSFMVARGDLGMEIPVEKIFLAQKMMIYKCNLAGKAVVTATQMLESMIKSPRPTRAEATDVANAVLDGTDCVMLSGESAAGAYPELAVKIMSRICVEAESSLDYAAIFKEMIRCTPLPMSPLESLASSAVRTANKAHAKLIVVLTRGGSTAKLVAKYRPAVPILSVVVPVLTTDSFDWSVSDETPARHSLVYRGLIPILAEGSAKATDSESTEVILEASLKSAVTKGLCQPGDAVVALHRIGSASVIKICIVK